One genomic segment of Thalassospiraceae bacterium LMO-SO8 includes these proteins:
- a CDS encoding CoA transferase: MSGLPLDGVRILAVEQYGAGPFGTQFLADQGAEVIKIEAPGEGDYARALGPHYFENGESQFWHSFNRNKKSLTLDLKQPEGMAVFLDLVKTADAVASNSRGDVAERLGITYAHLKDANPRIVCAHLSAYGRTGSRAAWPGFDFLMQAEAGHFSVTGEPGSPPTRMGLSVVDLATGLALAFAVSSGIVSARATGKGQDLDTSLFHMAHMLNVYTATWYLNSGHVQGRTARSGHASLVPCQLYRTQDGWIYIMCNKEKFWPALCKAIGEPDWAKDERFRSFKERLANRELVQELLDERLSERTTEEWLEAFSGAVPSSPVYDLAQALDNPFVAEQGIIQELELEGHGPIRMIDTPVRSATPTPARPASPLGEDTEKILSDLGYDKNRLAQLRKAGVI, encoded by the coding sequence ATGAGCGGCCTGCCGCTCGATGGGGTGCGCATCCTCGCCGTCGAACAATACGGCGCCGGTCCCTTCGGTACCCAGTTCCTGGCCGACCAGGGGGCCGAGGTCATCAAGATTGAAGCCCCGGGAGAGGGCGATTACGCCCGTGCCCTGGGACCGCATTATTTCGAGAACGGCGAAAGCCAGTTCTGGCATTCCTTCAACCGCAACAAGAAAAGCCTGACTCTCGACCTGAAGCAGCCCGAGGGCATGGCCGTGTTCCTGGATCTGGTGAAGACCGCCGACGCCGTGGCCAGCAATTCGCGCGGCGACGTGGCCGAACGGCTGGGCATCACCTACGCGCACCTGAAAGACGCCAATCCCAGGATCGTCTGCGCGCACCTGTCGGCCTATGGCCGCACGGGGTCGCGCGCCGCCTGGCCTGGGTTCGATTTCCTGATGCAGGCCGAGGCGGGGCATTTCTCCGTCACCGGCGAGCCGGGCAGCCCGCCGACCCGCATGGGCCTGTCCGTGGTCGATCTGGCGACGGGCCTGGCGCTCGCCTTTGCCGTCTCGTCCGGGATTGTCAGCGCGCGCGCCACGGGCAAGGGCCAGGACCTGGATACGTCGCTGTTCCACATGGCGCATATGCTGAACGTCTATACCGCCACCTGGTATCTGAATTCGGGCCATGTCCAGGGCCGCACGGCGCGCTCGGGCCATGCGTCGCTGGTGCCTTGTCAGTTGTACCGGACGCAGGACGGCTGGATTTACATCATGTGCAACAAGGAGAAATTCTGGCCGGCCCTGTGCAAGGCCATCGGCGAGCCCGATTGGGCCAAGGACGAACGTTTCCGCAGTTTCAAGGAACGCCTCGCCAACCGGGAACTGGTGCAGGAACTTCTGGATGAGCGGCTCAGCGAGCGCACGACCGAGGAATGGCTCGAGGCGTTTTCCGGCGCCGTGCCGTCGTCGCCGGTCTATGACCTGGCGCAGGCGCTGGACAACCCCTTCGTCGCCGAACAGGGCATCATCCAGGAACTGGAACTTGAGGGGCACGGCCCGATCCGCATGATCGATACGCCCGTGCGCTCGGCAACTCCGACGCCGGCCCGACCGGCCTCACCGCTGGGGGAGGACACGGAAAAAATCCTCTCCGATCTGGGATACGATAAGAATCGTCTCGCCCAACTGCGCAAAGCGGGGGTAATCTAG